A region from the Triticum urartu cultivar G1812 chromosome 1, Tu2.1, whole genome shotgun sequence genome encodes:
- the LOC125533563 gene encoding putative B3 domain-containing protein Os10g0537100 yields MEFSPTAPAGGEESERVCASSSVVEKEHMFEKVVTPSDVGKLNRLVIPKQHAERYFPLDGAAAALAAEGSGGKGMVLSFEDRAGKAWRFRYSYWNSSQSYVMTKGWSRFVKEKRLGAGDTVLFGRGVGDGAARDRLYIDFRRRRPAESYSATVAFPPPATSSLSHRLPLLPSVPFCPWRRDFGTTYGVPPAASGSNRHVLFLRQQVPAAVVLKSVPVRAAASVLEPPARPMPKRVRLFGVNLDSPATEDDGTCGVTQTVTSTLLQQLLPSPSSSTSSTAGKERQCSLDLGL; encoded by the coding sequence ATGGAGTTCTCGCCAACCGCACCGGCCGGTGGCGAGGAATCCGAGAGGGTTTGCGCGTCGTCGTCGGTGGTGGAGAAAGAGCACATGTTCGAGAAGGTAGTGACTCCCAGCGACGTGGGGAAGCTGAACCGCCTGGTCATCCCCAAGCAGCACGCCGAGCGCTACTTCCCGCTCGATGGCGCTGCCGCAGCGCTGGCGGCGGAGGGTAGCGGCGGCAAGGGGATGGTCCTCAGCTTCGAGGACCGCGCGGGAAAGGCGTGGCGGTTCCGGTACTCGTACTGGAACAGCAGCCAGAGCTACGTGATGACCAAGGGCTGGAGCCGCTTCGTGAAGGAGAAGCGCCTCGGCGCCGGCGACACCGTTCTGTTCGGCCGCGGGGTCGGCGACGGCGCCGCGCGCGACCGCCTCTACATCGACTTCCGCCGCCGGCGCCCGGCCGAATCCTACAGCGCCACCGTAGCTTTCCCGCCACCGGCGACGTCGTCTTTGTCACATCGCCTGCCGCTCCTCCCGTCTGTGCCGTTCTGCCCGTGGCGGCGGGACTTCGGCACCACCTACGGCGTCCCCCCCGCTGCCTCGGGGTCCAATCGTCATGTGCTATTCCTGCGGCAGCAGGTGCCAGCGGCTGTGGTGCTCAAGTCCGTGCCGGTGCGCGCCGCGGCCTCCGTACTGGAGCCGCCGGCGAGGCCTATGCCTAAGCGAGTCCGGCTGTTCGGCGTGAACCTCGATAGCCCGGCCACGGAAGACGATGGCACCTGCGGAGTCACACAGACGGTGACCTCAACGCTCCTGCAGCAGCTGCTGCCCTCGCCGTCGTCGTCAACGTCGTCGACGGCGGGTAAGGAGAGGCAGTGCTCCCTGGATCTTGGATTGTGA